One Agelaius phoeniceus isolate bAgePho1 chromosome 6, bAgePho1.hap1, whole genome shotgun sequence DNA window includes the following coding sequences:
- the PPFIBP2 gene encoding liprin-beta-2 isoform X10 has translation MLQQELLSRTSLETQKLDLMAEVSDLKIKLVGMEKEQSEYEEKQNKAEGLLQELRHLKIKVEELENERNQYEWKLKATKAEIAQLQEQLALKDAEIERLQSQLSRTSSYTEVAEREEVYRRRLKEKHQEVQRLKIGMETLLAANEEKDRRIEELTLLLSQYRRVKDIMIAAHGSPVSGGSEEEVEATLRKWNLLNNSQGELLKTEPPAGELSPAVLPPVPHKAMEISGSSPVASSNLTSQQEESLEFTNRVPQKKKSSSLEDLQSESLEKYVDGKPPQPVVEQESKPVGKGSKYQTLPGKLPRALQNGEQGMYSSPEGRGTSDNDDNGVPGLNRGRSVSAPVLGETENMDGTVVLDDLSPLSSGTDSGPQSPWAPENRKSPKGIKKIWGKIRRTQSGNFPADDLGLAEFRRGGLRATAGPRLSRSKDTKGPKSDHNAPFAQWSTERVCNWLEDFGLGQYVIFARQWVTSGHTLLTATPQDMEKEMGIKHPLHRKKLVLAIKAINAKQDEKSAQLDHIWVTRWLDDIGLPQYKDQFHESRVDGRMLQYLTVNDLLFLKVTSQLHHLSIKCAIHVLHVNGFNPHCLRRRPVEENNVSPSDVVQWSNHRVMEWLRSVDLAEYAPNLRGSGVHGGLIILEPRFNGDTLAMLLNIPPQKTLLRRHLTTNFNVLIGPEAQQEKRETMESAAYTPLTTTAKVRPKKLGFSHFGNLRKKKFDESTDYICPMDTSPAATNGTSKNYGGYKGLSPFTDRELDQMEHSEGTVMQIGALSEGITHLTTLLSQDEMLNDSRFLTPTFEDWR, from the exons gAGCTGCTAAGTCGCACATCACTCGAGACTCAGAAATTAGATCTGATGGCTGAAGTTTCAGACCTGAAGATTAAGCTGGTTGGtatggaaaaggagcagagcGAATATGAAGAGAAACAGAACAAAGCTGAG GGTTTGTTACAGGAACTCAGACACCTCAAAATTAAAGTGGAAGAACTGGAAAACGAAAGAAATCAGTATGAGTGGAAATTGAAAGCAACTAAA GCTGAGAtagcccagctccaggagcagctggctcTCAAAGATGCAGAGATAGAACGCTTGCAAAGTCAGCTCTCCAGGACCTCCTCATACACTGAAGTGGCAGAAAGAG AGGAAGTTTATAGGAGAAGGCTAAAAGAAAAAC acCAAGAAGTTCAGAGGCTGAAGATAGGAATGGAGACATTATTGGCTGCAAATGAAGAAAAG GACCGTCGGATAGAGGAGCTGACACTACTGCTAAGCCAGTACAGGAGGGTCAAGGACATCATGATTGCAGCTCATG GCTCTCCTGTCTCTGGTGGCAGTGAAGAGGAAGTTGAGGCAACTTTAAGGAAGTGGAATCTTCTGAATAACTCTCAAGGGGAATTACTGAAAACAGAG ccccctgcagGAGAATTGTCaccagctgtgctccctccaGTTCCACACAAAGCCATGGAAATCAG tGGAAGCAGTCCAGTAGCTTCAAGTAATTTAACCTCTCAGCAGGAAGAATCTCTGGAATTCACAAATAG GgttccacagaaaaaaaagtccagTAGTTTAGAAGACTTGCAGAGTGAATCTTTGGAAAAG TATGTAGATGGAAAACCACCACAGCCTGTTGTAGAACAAGAG AGTAAGCCAGTGGGGAAAGGCAGCAAGTACCAGACACTGCCAGGAAAGCTGCCCCGAGCCCTGCAGaatggagagcagggaatgtACAGCTCCCCAGAGGGACGTGGCACCAGTGATAACGATGACAACGGCGTCCCTGGCCTGA ATCGCGGCAGGAGTGTCAGTGCACCTGTGCTAG GAGAAACAGAGAACATGGATGGTACAGTGGTCTTGGATGACCTCTCACCTCTCTCTTCGGGAACGGATTCAGGTCCACAATCTCCATGGGCTCCAGAAAACAGAAAGAGTCCAAAAGGGATCAAGAAAATCTGGGGAAA AATTCGAAGAACTCAGTCAGGTAACTTCCCTGCAGACgacctggggctggcagagtTCCGGAGGGGAGGTCTGCGGGCAACAGCTGGACCTCGTTTATCCCGATCCAAGGACACCAAAGGCCCGAAGAG TGACCACAATGCCCCCTTTGCTCAGTGGAGCACTGAAAGAGTTTGTAACTGGCTGGAGGACTTTGGCCTGGGCCAGTACGTGATTTTTGCCCGGCAGTGGGTGACATCAGGCCACACGCTGTTAACTGCCACTCCTCAGGACATGGAAAAG GAAATGGGAATAAAGCATCCATTGCACAGGAAGAAATTGGTTTTGGCCATTAAAGCTATAAATGCAAAACAAGATGAGAAGTCTGCACAACTTGATCATATCTGGGTGACAC GGTGGCTTGATGACATTGGCTTGCCTCAGTACAAAGACCAGTTTCATGAATCCAGAGTAGATGGGAGGATGTTGCAGTACTTAACTGTG AATGACCTTCTCTTCCTGAAAGTCACCAGTCAGCTGCATCATCTGAGTATTAAATGTGCCATTCATGTGCTGCATGTCAATGGCTTCAATCCCCACTGTCTGCGCAGGAGGCCAGTTGAGGAG AACAATGTCTCTCCTTCCGACGTGGTGCAGTGGTCCAACCACAGGGTGATGGAATGGCTCAGATCTGTGGATCTGGCAGAATATGCACCCAACCTTCGAGGCAGCGGAGTGCACGGGGGCCTCATC ATTCTGGAACCTCGCTTCAACGGTGACACGCTGGCCATGCTCCTGAACATCCCACCCCAAAAGACCCTCCTGCGCCGCCACCTCACCACCAATTTTAACGTGTTAATTGGGCCAGAGGCACaacaagaaaaaagagaaaccaTGGAGTCAGCAGCATACACACCTCTGACAACCACTGCCAAAGTTCGG CCAAAGAAACTTGGATTTTCGCATTTTGGAAACTTAAGGAAAAAGAAGTTTGACGAATCAACAGACTACATTTGTCCTATGGATACAAGCCCAGCTGCTACGAATGGTACTTCAAAAAATTACGGTGGCTACAAAGGACTTAGTCCTTTCACTGACAGGGAACTGGATCAG
- the PPFIBP2 gene encoding liprin-beta-2 isoform X11, translated as MAEVSDLKIKLVGMEKEQSEYEEKQNKAEGLLQELRHLKIKVEELENERNQYEWKLKATKAEIAQLQEQLALKDAEIERLQSQLSRTSSYTEVAEREEVYRRRLKEKHQEVQRLKIGMETLLAANEEKDRRIEELTLLLSQYRRVKDIMIAAHGSPVSGGSEEEVEATLRKWNLLNNSQGELLKTEPPAGELSPAVLPPVPHKAMEISGSSPVASSNLTSQQEESLEFTNRVPQKKKSSSLEDLQSESLEKYVDGKPPQPVVEQESKPVGKGSKYQTLPGKLPRALQNGEQGMYSSPEGRGTSDNDDNGVPGLNRGRSVSAPVLGETENMDGTVVLDDLSPLSSGTDSGPQSPWAPENRKSPKGIKKIWGKIRRTQSGNFPADDLGLAEFRRGGLRATAGPRLSRSKDTKGPKSDHNAPFAQWSTERVCNWLEDFGLGQYVIFARQWVTSGHTLLTATPQDMEKEMGIKHPLHRKKLVLAIKAINAKQDEKSAQLDHIWVTRWLDDIGLPQYKDQFHESRVDGRMLQYLTVNDLLFLKVTSQLHHLSIKCAIHVLHVNGFNPHCLRRRPVEENNVSPSDVVQWSNHRVMEWLRSVDLAEYAPNLRGSGVHGGLIILEPRFNGDTLAMLLNIPPQKTLLRRHLTTNFNVLIGPEAQQEKRETMESAAYTPLTTTAKVRPKKLGFSHFGNLRKKKFDESTDYICPMDTSPAATNGTSKNYGGYKGLSPFTDRELDQMEHSEGTVMQIGALSEGITHLTTLLSQDEMLNDSRFLTPTFEDWR; from the exons ATGGCTGAAGTTTCAGACCTGAAGATTAAGCTGGTTGGtatggaaaaggagcagagcGAATATGAAGAGAAACAGAACAAAGCTGAG GGTTTGTTACAGGAACTCAGACACCTCAAAATTAAAGTGGAAGAACTGGAAAACGAAAGAAATCAGTATGAGTGGAAATTGAAAGCAACTAAA GCTGAGAtagcccagctccaggagcagctggctcTCAAAGATGCAGAGATAGAACGCTTGCAAAGTCAGCTCTCCAGGACCTCCTCATACACTGAAGTGGCAGAAAGAG AGGAAGTTTATAGGAGAAGGCTAAAAGAAAAAC acCAAGAAGTTCAGAGGCTGAAGATAGGAATGGAGACATTATTGGCTGCAAATGAAGAAAAG GACCGTCGGATAGAGGAGCTGACACTACTGCTAAGCCAGTACAGGAGGGTCAAGGACATCATGATTGCAGCTCATG GCTCTCCTGTCTCTGGTGGCAGTGAAGAGGAAGTTGAGGCAACTTTAAGGAAGTGGAATCTTCTGAATAACTCTCAAGGGGAATTACTGAAAACAGAG ccccctgcagGAGAATTGTCaccagctgtgctccctccaGTTCCACACAAAGCCATGGAAATCAG tGGAAGCAGTCCAGTAGCTTCAAGTAATTTAACCTCTCAGCAGGAAGAATCTCTGGAATTCACAAATAG GgttccacagaaaaaaaagtccagTAGTTTAGAAGACTTGCAGAGTGAATCTTTGGAAAAG TATGTAGATGGAAAACCACCACAGCCTGTTGTAGAACAAGAG AGTAAGCCAGTGGGGAAAGGCAGCAAGTACCAGACACTGCCAGGAAAGCTGCCCCGAGCCCTGCAGaatggagagcagggaatgtACAGCTCCCCAGAGGGACGTGGCACCAGTGATAACGATGACAACGGCGTCCCTGGCCTGA ATCGCGGCAGGAGTGTCAGTGCACCTGTGCTAG GAGAAACAGAGAACATGGATGGTACAGTGGTCTTGGATGACCTCTCACCTCTCTCTTCGGGAACGGATTCAGGTCCACAATCTCCATGGGCTCCAGAAAACAGAAAGAGTCCAAAAGGGATCAAGAAAATCTGGGGAAA AATTCGAAGAACTCAGTCAGGTAACTTCCCTGCAGACgacctggggctggcagagtTCCGGAGGGGAGGTCTGCGGGCAACAGCTGGACCTCGTTTATCCCGATCCAAGGACACCAAAGGCCCGAAGAG TGACCACAATGCCCCCTTTGCTCAGTGGAGCACTGAAAGAGTTTGTAACTGGCTGGAGGACTTTGGCCTGGGCCAGTACGTGATTTTTGCCCGGCAGTGGGTGACATCAGGCCACACGCTGTTAACTGCCACTCCTCAGGACATGGAAAAG GAAATGGGAATAAAGCATCCATTGCACAGGAAGAAATTGGTTTTGGCCATTAAAGCTATAAATGCAAAACAAGATGAGAAGTCTGCACAACTTGATCATATCTGGGTGACAC GGTGGCTTGATGACATTGGCTTGCCTCAGTACAAAGACCAGTTTCATGAATCCAGAGTAGATGGGAGGATGTTGCAGTACTTAACTGTG AATGACCTTCTCTTCCTGAAAGTCACCAGTCAGCTGCATCATCTGAGTATTAAATGTGCCATTCATGTGCTGCATGTCAATGGCTTCAATCCCCACTGTCTGCGCAGGAGGCCAGTTGAGGAG AACAATGTCTCTCCTTCCGACGTGGTGCAGTGGTCCAACCACAGGGTGATGGAATGGCTCAGATCTGTGGATCTGGCAGAATATGCACCCAACCTTCGAGGCAGCGGAGTGCACGGGGGCCTCATC ATTCTGGAACCTCGCTTCAACGGTGACACGCTGGCCATGCTCCTGAACATCCCACCCCAAAAGACCCTCCTGCGCCGCCACCTCACCACCAATTTTAACGTGTTAATTGGGCCAGAGGCACaacaagaaaaaagagaaaccaTGGAGTCAGCAGCATACACACCTCTGACAACCACTGCCAAAGTTCGG CCAAAGAAACTTGGATTTTCGCATTTTGGAAACTTAAGGAAAAAGAAGTTTGACGAATCAACAGACTACATTTGTCCTATGGATACAAGCCCAGCTGCTACGAATGGTACTTCAAAAAATTACGGTGGCTACAAAGGACTTAGTCCTTTCACTGACAGGGAACTGGATCAG